A section of the Delphinus delphis chromosome 1, mDelDel1.2, whole genome shotgun sequence genome encodes:
- the ERH gene encoding LOW QUALITY PROTEIN: enhancer of rudimentary homolog (The sequence of the model RefSeq protein was modified relative to this genomic sequence to represent the inferred CDS: inserted 1 base in 1 codon), whose amino-acid sequence MSHTILLVQPTERPEXRTYADYESVNECMEGVCKMYEHLKRMNPNSPSITYGISQLLDVVDDLANLSCLVYGADTQTYQPYNKDWSKEKIYVLLRRQAQQAGK is encoded by the exons ATGTCTCACACCATTTTGCTGGTACAGCCTACCGAGAGGCCAG GCAGAACTTATGCTGACTATGAAtctgtgaatgaatgcatggaagGTGTTTGTAAAATGTATGAACACCTGAAGAGAATGAATCCCAACAGCCCCTCTATCACGTATGGTATCAGTCAGTTACTTGACGTCGTGGATGACCTGGCCAACCTCAGCTGCCTCGTTTACGGAGCTGATACCCAGACATACCAGCCTTATAACAAAGACTGGAGTAAAGAGAAGATCTACGTGCTCCTTCGTCGACAGGCCCAACAGGCCGGGAAATAG